A region of Panicum virgatum strain AP13 chromosome 8N, P.virgatum_v5, whole genome shotgun sequence DNA encodes the following proteins:
- the LOC120684785 gene encoding glycine-rich cell wall structural protein 1-like, translating into MIWEMREEGRELGDGRSHGGEMGSKGGVGGRAEARVTGGAGDECELVTEARRRARDVPPPCPGQPSRGGGGGHAPSSTRSGEGADGTAGGAERRRGRRVRRECQGRVGGGSDDGAAVGSGRAGPSGGADLSTERQPGRRSANDGANDKAAGTERAGSGRAGPSGDVAPASREPVRALGEGE; encoded by the coding sequence ATGATCTGGGAGAtgagagaggaagggagggagcttGGTGACGGACGGAGCCACGGAGGTGAGATGGGATCCAAGGGAGGGGTCGGGGGGAGAGCTGAGGCGCGGGTCACCGGTGGAGCGGGCGACGAATGCGAGCTCGTCACCGAGGCccgtcgccgcgcgcgcgaCGTCCCTCCGCCCTGCCCCGGTCAgccgagcagaggcggcggcggcggccacgcgcCATCGAGCACGCGATCCGGTGAGGGCGCGGACGGCACGGCGGGCGGGGCCGAGCGGCGACGCGGACGTCGCGTCCGGCGCGAGTGCcaggggcgggtcggcggcggatctgacgacggcgcggcggtcgGGTCAGGGCGGGCGGgaccgagcggcggcgcggacctcTCGACGGAGCGGCAGCCAGGACGGCGCAGCGCGAACGACGGCGCGAACGACAAGGCGGCCGGGACGGAGCGGGCTGGGTCGGGGCGGGCGGGGCCGAGCGGCGACGTGGCGCCGGCGTCGCGCGAACCGGTGAGGGCGCTGGGCGAAGGGGAGTGA